A stretch of DNA from Roseofilum reptotaenium CS-1145:
GTCGATAGGGAAAGAGTTTGAGATAGGTTTGCAGGGATGAGGAAATTTCTGAGGGGATATGGGGGGGAACCCCTGGTTTCAGATCGAGGAAAATGTGGTTACCTTTGTAGAGATAGCGATCGCCCATTCGTTGTCCCGCTTCTAGAAAGTCCAAGGCGTGGCCTAAAGGTCGCAGATCGGGAGACGTTGCCCACAGATACCGCTTGACTAACCGAGTGCCGCAACTGTGGCAATCTTGACGATTTTCTGAGTTGACTTTCTGACAACTGGGATTGGGACAGTTAAGGAATGCGGTTTCGGTTGGCATAGGAAATCCTCGCGCCTGTAAATGGAAAGGCAGTGTATTGCTCCACAACTGGGGTTCTGGCCCAATCCAGTTGTTCAGAGCATAGCAGACGGCTGCTTGGCTAGAGCGATAGATAGGAACACTACCTAATAAGCAAGCCGAAATAGATATAATTCTAGTTTAGTGAACGCACCCTTAGTTATTCATGTTTGGGGAAATAGCTGACAAGAACCGTGGGTTTGACTTATATTCTGCCCATACAATCTTGCACGCTTTTCCCAAATTATATGACTATTTCTGCGACTCAAAGGGCCAATGATCCGGCTGATCCTATGGAATATCCGATCTGGAACTGGCGCGGATTTCCCATCCGTTATCAGAAAATGGGTCAAATAGGGCCAACGGTGTTACTGATCCATGGATTTGGGGGATCGGTGGATCATTGGCGTAAAAATCTCCCGGTTATGGGTCAATGTTGTCGCTGTTATGCCTTAGATTTAATTGGCTTTGGGGGTTCGGCCAAACCGACTCCAGGGGTGGAGGTTGAGTATAGATTTGAAACCTGGAGCGAGCAAATTATCCAGTTTTGTCAAGAGGTGATTGGTGAGCCGACGGTATTGGTGGGGAATTCGATTGGCTGTATTGCTGTGATGCAAGCGGCTGTTGATGCTTCAGATTGGGTAGAGTCTGTCGTTTTGATCAATTGTTCTTTAAGGTTACTCCACGATCGCCGCCGAGAGAATTTACCCTTTTATAAACGGTATGGTGCGCCTATCGTACAACGGTTTTTGGGGATTCGGGCGATCGGTCATTGGTTTTTTGCCCAAATTGCTAAACCCAAGGTTGTACGACAGATTTTACAAGAAGCTTATGGGCGATCGGAAGCCGTCACCGATGAATTAGTCGATTTACTGATGGCTCCAGCACTCGATCCGGGGGCAGCAGATGTCTTTATCGCTTTTACTCGCTATTCCCAAGGCCCCCTACCGGAAGAGTTGTTAGAAAGTCTCCCTTGTCCAGCGCTCATGCTCTGGGGAACTGAAGACCCCTGGGAACCCATTGATGAGGGACGCAAGTTAGGCGAATTTCCAGCCATTAAACACTTTATTCCCCTAGAAGGAGTCGGTCATTGTCCCCAAGATGAAGCCCCAGAATTGGTCAATCCCCTCATCCTCGATTGGGTATTAGAGAACAGTGACCCGTTAAACTAAAGAGTGAATAACTCAGAAAAATGTCAACATATAGCAATAGCACAGGAATATATGTATCGGGTTTACGGAGATAGGCTCTCAGGTAACTGCTATAAGGTTAAGTTACTGATGAATCATCTAGATATAGATCATGAATGGATAGAGATCGATATCTTACAGGGAGAAACGAAAACGAATGAGTTTCTGAGCAAAAATTCCAATGGAAAAATTCCTCTTCTGGAACTCCCGTCAGGACAATATCTTTCTGAGTCTAATGCCATTCTCAATTATTTAGCCCATGGAACCCATTATTTATCGGATGACCCTTGGGAGCGAGCAAATATTTTGCAATGGCAGTTTTTTGAACAATATAGTCATGAGCCGTATATTGCCGTAGCCCGGTTTATCGCCAAGTATCTGGGACTACCAGAAGAGAGACGAGCAGAATATGAAGCGAAACAAGAAGGGGGGTATAAAGCACTCTCTGTTATGGAGCAGCAATTATCAAAAACGGATTTTCTCGTCAATGGTTCTCTAACGATCGCAGATATTTCGTTATACGCTTATACCCATGTAGCTGATGAAGGAGGATTTGATCTTTCTGAATATCCTGCTGTTCGAGCATGGCTCGATCGCGTGTCAAGTCATCCCCATCATCTTACAATGTCTTAATCGTCTCTATAGAAGGGAAAAGTCGCGATCGCTAAACTATCTGCGTAGATTGCATGGCAAGTGGGAAAATAAACCTTCAATTGGTACAACTGAGGCACTATGCACACTCGTCAGCTCAATTTATTTGACCGCCTCACCTTTCCAGATCATCAATCCTGGTTATGTTGGCTCCATAATCTATTACTAAAACCAGAAAAGCCACCTGATGGCCCAGTTATATTAGATTTATTTGCCGGTTGTGGAGGATTAGCCTTGGGATTTGAAGTCCAAGGATTTCGCACCTACGGTTTTGAGATCAAGCCCTACGCTGTAGCCAGTTACAATATGAACTTAGCTGGCCAATGTGTAGAAACGTGTCTATCAGTGGGTTTACCAGAAGTAGAAGCCGACGTAATTATAGGTGGCCCTCCTTGTCAACCCTTTAGCCAGATTGGTTATCAACGCGGTAAACGTGATATTAGAGATGGTTTTCCTATATTTCTGGATGCCATCCATCGAATTCAGCCTAAAATTGCAATTCTGGAAAATGTGAGAGGTTTACTCTATCGCAATAAGAGCTATTTGAGGCAAGTTCTGGCAGAATTAGAACGATTTGGCTATCAAGTTGATGTCAAGCTTTTGAATTCTCTTGAGTATGGTGTTCCGCAAAAACGGCAGAGAGTGATGATAGTGGCCTCTCGTGTGGGTTGGTCTTGGCCAGAACCTTTTACGACACAACCGGTTACCGCAGGCATGGCTTTAGGTTCATTAGCCCTAGAATTTAATGCTGAAAGCCGATTTTTAACAGCAAGTATGGATCGCTATATTGCCGAATATGAAGCTAAAAGTCGATGTGTTCGACCTAGAGATTTACATTTAGATCAACCCTCAAGAACGGTGACTTGTCGCAATTTAGGAGGCGCAACGGCTGATATGCTACGGATCAAGTTACCCGGCGATCTCCGTCGGATGCTTACCGTTCGAGAAGGGGCAAGACTCCAAGGTTTTCCTGATTGGTTTGAATTTCAGGGGACGTTCTATGAACAGTGCGAACAAGTGGGTAATGCTGTACCTCCTTTGATGTCTCTAGCCTTAGCTCAACAAGTCAAGAAGGTTCTAGATTCTGAGGTTAATCCAAGAGATTTTAAAATTAGCACACTTTTTGAGACGAAAAAAGAACAAGCCTTAGAGATAATTAAGAGTATTGGGATTCCAGTCAGAGAAATGACTAAACGTCGCCGCGAACGGTTGGCATTGGCTCTTTTAGCTGTGGCTCGGCTAAGTCCTGAAATGCTTTGGAAGGAAGCAAAAAGTTATTTTGCAGGGGGGTCTAATCCCATAACAACCAGAGAAATCATCAAATTCTGGAATACACACTATGCCGAGAAAATAGCAGATTCATCTTATGATGATGTGCGCCGAAAAGACTTAATTTATTTGGTTGAAGCTGGATTAGTTGAAAAGAGCGCAGCTAACCCGACTGCTGATACGAATGATGGGACGCGAGGATATGCCATTGGACAAGATGGAGTACGACTGTTACAGGCTTATGATACTGATGATTGGGAAGATGCTTTGCTCCATTTCCGCGACCAAAGGGGGGTTTTGGGCGATCGCTTGAGCAAAGCACGGGAATTTCAAAAGGTTCCAGTTACTTTACCTAATGGTACAATCATCAAACTTTCTCCAGGATCACATAACCGAATTCAAAAAGCTGTGGTTGAGGAATTTTTACCTCGGTTTGCTCATAGTACAATTGAGTTACTGTATTTGGGAGATACAGAAAAAAAGATCTTATGTATTGACAATAATAAGCTTCTCGGTTTGGGTATATCTCAACTAGAGCGGGACATGCTCCCTGATATTCTAGCTTATGAAGCCGATCGAAACTGGCTGTTTACGATTGAAGCGGTTCATTCTTCTAATCCAATTAATGCACTTCGTCATCTGAAGCTCAAAAACTTAATGGTCAATTGTACGGCAGGTGTAATTTATGTGAGTGCCTTTGAAAGTATGAAAATATTTTCTAAATTTGCCAAGGATATTAGTTGGGAAACCGAGGTTTGGATTGCTGATAATCCAGATCATATGATTCATTTTGACGGAGAGCGCTTTCTTGGCCCCTATAAGTAAGGGTTTTCAGGGGAAAAATGGTTTATCTATTCCTGATTAGCAGCACGAAGCACGATATGTTGCTTTAAGACATCTAAGCGTGAAATATCCCAACGATCGATATGGGAATTAATTAAGCCATTCTCATTGATTTGGAGTTCACTCGATCCAGGAATAGAAATACGGGGTTTCCAGGGGAGGGGAGTATTCCAGTGCAATGTCCATCGGGTGTGGATCGTGTTTCCTTCTTGCTGGATGTGGTGTAAGTCCATTTTGATATTCAGGAACCAGCGTTCCATCCAGGATATCATCTGTTGATAGCGATCGCCTCCCCAGAATTCGGTCATTGGATCTTTAAAATACACATCTGGCGCATAAATACTATAGGTTTGGTTGACGGGAAACCGTTCATAGTCTGCTTTGAGAATTTCGATCAGTTCCATAGCTTCATCAGTGAGTTACGACCGTTTTTTGGGGAGGCAATAGGCAAGAGTTTTAAAGCAAATTGGGTTGATAATCAGGGAAACTCATGTCTTCCCCTCGATAAGCGGTAATCACGGTTTTTACGCCTCCACGCCTCGTAAAATCGCCGATAATGCGCAGTGCTTTGGGTTTCACTTCTGCCATCAGGCGATCGGCGACCTGGTTAACTACGGTTTCATGGCTGATTCTTTGTTGGCGAAAACTGTTAATGTAAAGCTTAAAAGCTTTGAGTTCTAAAACAGATTGACCGGGAAAATAATCACAGACAATAGTGCCAAAATCTGGATAACCCGATCGCGGACAAAGGGCAGTAAACTCTGGATGTTCTAGATGAATGATATAATCGTGGTTTGGAGAAGGGTTGGGCCAAATTTCTAGTCGATGGTGAGCCACTTCTTCAATGGCGCGATCGCCATAGGTTCGATCTTCTAATATCTCTGTCCCAGAACTGCCATAGTTAGTGCCTCGATATTTCCAAATCGGATCGGCAACTCCGGCTTCCTGAAAACCTCGATCTCTTAAGATACAGGCATGACACTTACCGCATCCTCCCTTCACCCCTGCATAGCAAGTATGGGTTAACTCCATGACTGACTCGAAGCGATCGCCCAACGCCTCCTGAGCCAACTTCACTGACTCTGCCTTCGTTAAATTCATCAAGGGTGTATGAATCCGATACGCCTCACCATCACCGTACATTCCCTCACCCAATGCCACTCCCATGGCATCAATAAAACTCTGACGACAATCCCAATACCCCGCAAAATCCGTCTCACACACTCCTAAAACAATATCTTTAATCCCTAAACGCGCCGCCCGATTCGCTGCCAAGGTTAAGAACAAAATATTACGTCCCGGAATAAATGTGGCTTCAATGCCCCCTGGCAGCGCCTCGGCACTCTCATACTCCGCCAAAGGGGTTTCGCTTACCAAAGGACTCGTACTCGCCAAAATAGGCCCCACTGAGACGATTTCATGACTTGCCAATTCCAGCTTCTGAGCCACGGCTTGGGCACTTTCCAGCTCAATGCGATGACGCTGTTGATAATCAAACGTCAGCCCATGAATGCGATCGAATTGTTGTGTAGCTAATGCAGCGCAGGTGGTTGAATCTTGTCCACCAGAAAGGATAACCAGAGCTTCGGTTTGAGCCATGAAACAATCAATGAAAATCAAAAATAGGGTCGTCAATATTGTAGATCGGGGAGAACC
This window harbors:
- a CDS encoding DUF2358 domain-containing protein, producing MELIEILKADYERFPVNQTYSIYAPDVYFKDPMTEFWGGDRYQQMISWMERWFLNIKMDLHHIQQEGNTIHTRWTLHWNTPLPWKPRISIPGSSELQINENGLINSHIDRWDISRLDVLKQHIVLRAANQE
- a CDS encoding glutathione S-transferase family protein, translated to MYRVYGDRLSGNCYKVKLLMNHLDIDHEWIEIDILQGETKTNEFLSKNSNGKIPLLELPSGQYLSESNAILNYLAHGTHYLSDDPWERANILQWQFFEQYSHEPYIAVARFIAKYLGLPEERRAEYEAKQEGGYKALSVMEQQLSKTDFLVNGSLTIADISLYAYTHVADEGGFDLSEYPAVRAWLDRVSSHPHHLTMS
- the queC gene encoding 7-cyano-7-deazaguanine synthase QueC; this encodes MAQTEALVILSGGQDSTTCAALATQQFDRIHGLTFDYQQRHRIELESAQAVAQKLELASHEIVSVGPILASTSPLVSETPLAEYESAEALPGGIEATFIPGRNILFLTLAANRAARLGIKDIVLGVCETDFAGYWDCRQSFIDAMGVALGEGMYGDGEAYRIHTPLMNLTKAESVKLAQEALGDRFESVMELTHTCYAGVKGGCGKCHACILRDRGFQEAGVADPIWKYRGTNYGSSGTEILEDRTYGDRAIEEVAHHRLEIWPNPSPNHDYIIHLEHPEFTALCPRSGYPDFGTIVCDYFPGQSVLELKAFKLYINSFRQQRISHETVVNQVADRLMAEVKPKALRIIGDFTRRGGVKTVITAYRGEDMSFPDYQPNLL
- a CDS encoding BsuBI/PstI family type II restriction endonuclease, which codes for MHTRQLNLFDRLTFPDHQSWLCWLHNLLLKPEKPPDGPVILDLFAGCGGLALGFEVQGFRTYGFEIKPYAVASYNMNLAGQCVETCLSVGLPEVEADVIIGGPPCQPFSQIGYQRGKRDIRDGFPIFLDAIHRIQPKIAILENVRGLLYRNKSYLRQVLAELERFGYQVDVKLLNSLEYGVPQKRQRVMIVASRVGWSWPEPFTTQPVTAGMALGSLALEFNAESRFLTASMDRYIAEYEAKSRCVRPRDLHLDQPSRTVTCRNLGGATADMLRIKLPGDLRRMLTVREGARLQGFPDWFEFQGTFYEQCEQVGNAVPPLMSLALAQQVKKVLDSEVNPRDFKISTLFETKKEQALEIIKSIGIPVREMTKRRRERLALALLAVARLSPEMLWKEAKSYFAGGSNPITTREIIKFWNTHYAEKIADSSYDDVRRKDLIYLVEAGLVEKSAANPTADTNDGTRGYAIGQDGVRLLQAYDTDDWEDALLHFRDQRGVLGDRLSKAREFQKVPVTLPNGTIIKLSPGSHNRIQKAVVEEFLPRFAHSTIELLYLGDTEKKILCIDNNKLLGLGISQLERDMLPDILAYEADRNWLFTIEAVHSSNPINALRHLKLKNLMVNCTAGVIYVSAFESMKIFSKFAKDISWETEVWIADNPDHMIHFDGERFLGPYK
- a CDS encoding alpha/beta fold hydrolase, producing the protein MEYPIWNWRGFPIRYQKMGQIGPTVLLIHGFGGSVDHWRKNLPVMGQCCRCYALDLIGFGGSAKPTPGVEVEYRFETWSEQIIQFCQEVIGEPTVLVGNSIGCIAVMQAAVDASDWVESVVLINCSLRLLHDRRRENLPFYKRYGAPIVQRFLGIRAIGHWFFAQIAKPKVVRQILQEAYGRSEAVTDELVDLLMAPALDPGAADVFIAFTRYSQGPLPEELLESLPCPALMLWGTEDPWEPIDEGRKLGEFPAIKHFIPLEGVGHCPQDEAPELVNPLILDWVLENSDPLN